One Apostichopus japonicus isolate 1M-3 chromosome 7, ASM3797524v1, whole genome shotgun sequence genomic region harbors:
- the LOC139969469 gene encoding ficolin-1-like isoform X1, with the protein MATQSRSFRFGAILTTVIYLCSIVESMDLCTFEELSSCKMAENCSFGNYAAEETIETTPSQDIAPSTQIQCPTNMVFGNCSCHGTCSDPFGCHGNCEEPETCFCPPGNFLMDGEDCVPIEECECYIQDVGFLQPGKFFVNNDCTQRCSCTQGNLTCDHEYRCSNYASCQPDNGSNICSCNNGYYGDGLTCTLALDCDDYRNAGFTENGTYIITPTNWTSGPFEVYCDMDTSGGGWTVFQRRIDGSVDFYLNWTDYKEGFGNVNHEHWLGNDKLHLLTNQRDYNLRVDMISSLDGLNYYAEYELFRIANEDNLYRLTDLGGYSGNTEGNSMLWANNQAWSTKDRDNNVEHMDTYRECAVRNHGAYWYSICGDFNPNGLYNGSGPASLFWNKIPESNFNNLKFLEMKIRPARK; encoded by the exons ATGGCAACTCAGTCGCGAAGTTTCcgttttggtgccattttgacGACTGTGATATATCTTTGCAGCATTGTAGAATCAATGG ACTTATGCACTTTCGAAGAACTATCTTCTTGCAAGATGGCAGAAAACTGTTCTTTCGGAAACTATGCGGCGGAAGAAACTATTGAGACAA CACCATCTCAGGATATCGCTCCTTCTACACAAATTCAGTGTCCAACGAACATGGTGTTTGGAAACTGTAGCTGTCATGGAACTTGTTCAGACCCTTTCGGTTGCCATGGTAATTGTGAGGAACCTGAAACTTGCTTTTGCCCGCCAGGAAACTTCTTGATGGACGGGGAGGACTGTGTCCCAATCGAGGAATGTGAATGCTACATTCAAGATGTGGGATTCCTCCAA CCAGGCAAATTCTTTGTAAACAACGACTGCACACAAAGATGTAGCTGCACTCAGGGAAACTTGACATGTGATCACGAATATCGTTGTAGCAACTATGCATCATGTCAACCAGACAATGGCTCAAATATATGTAGTTGCAATAATGGTTACTATGGCGATGGATTAACTTGCACATTGGCTCTCGATTGCGATGACTACCGTAATGCAGGATTCACCGAAAATGGTACTTACATCATCACACCGACCAACTGGACAAGCGGTCCATTTGAAGTTTACTGTGATATGGACACCTCTGGTGGCGGCTGGACG GTATTTCAGCGTCGAATCGACGGATCAGTCGACTTTTATCTTAATTGGACTGATTACAAAGAAGGTTTTGGAAACGTGAACCATGAACATTGGCTTGGGAATGACAAGTTACATTTATTGACCAATCAGCGAGATTACAATCTTCGTGTCGATATGATATCTTCATTAGATGGTCTTAATTACTACGCCGAGTATGAACTCTTCAGGATTGCGAATGAGGACAATTTGTACAGGCTGACGGATCTCGGTGGCTACTCTGGAAATACAG aaggAAATTCGATGTTATGGGCCAACAATCAAGCTTGGTCCACAAAGGACCGCGACAATAATGTTGAACACATGGACACTTATCGTGAATGCGCAGTGAGGAATCACGGAGCGTATTGGTATAGTATTTGCGGCGACTTCAATCCTAATGGCTTATATAACGGATCCGGTCCTGCTAGCCTCTTTTGGAATAAGATACCTGAAAGtaatttcaacaatttaaagTTTCTAGAGATGAAGATAAGACCAGCGAGAAAGTAA
- the LOC139969469 gene encoding ficolin-1-like isoform X2: protein MATQSRSFRFGAILTTVIYLCSIVESMDLCTFEELSSCKMAENCSFGNYAAEETIETTPSQDIAPSTQIQCPTNMVFGNCSCHGTCSDPFGCHGNCEEPETCFCPPGNFLMDGEDCVPIEECECYIQDVGFLQPGKFFVNNDCTQRCSCTQGNLTCDHEYRCSNYASCQPDNGSNICSCNNGYYGDGLTCTLALDCDDYRNAGFTENGTYIITPTNWTSGPFEVYCDMDTSGGGWTVFQRRIDGSVDFYLNWTDYKEGFGNVNHEHWLGNDKLHLLTNQRDYNLRVDMISSLDGLNYYAEYELFRIANEDNLYRLTDLGGYSGNTGNSMLWANNQAWSTKDRDNNVEHMDTYRECAVRNHGAYWYSICGDFNPNGLYNGSGPASLFWNKIPESNFNNLKFLEMKIRPARK, encoded by the exons ATGGCAACTCAGTCGCGAAGTTTCcgttttggtgccattttgacGACTGTGATATATCTTTGCAGCATTGTAGAATCAATGG ACTTATGCACTTTCGAAGAACTATCTTCTTGCAAGATGGCAGAAAACTGTTCTTTCGGAAACTATGCGGCGGAAGAAACTATTGAGACAA CACCATCTCAGGATATCGCTCCTTCTACACAAATTCAGTGTCCAACGAACATGGTGTTTGGAAACTGTAGCTGTCATGGAACTTGTTCAGACCCTTTCGGTTGCCATGGTAATTGTGAGGAACCTGAAACTTGCTTTTGCCCGCCAGGAAACTTCTTGATGGACGGGGAGGACTGTGTCCCAATCGAGGAATGTGAATGCTACATTCAAGATGTGGGATTCCTCCAA CCAGGCAAATTCTTTGTAAACAACGACTGCACACAAAGATGTAGCTGCACTCAGGGAAACTTGACATGTGATCACGAATATCGTTGTAGCAACTATGCATCATGTCAACCAGACAATGGCTCAAATATATGTAGTTGCAATAATGGTTACTATGGCGATGGATTAACTTGCACATTGGCTCTCGATTGCGATGACTACCGTAATGCAGGATTCACCGAAAATGGTACTTACATCATCACACCGACCAACTGGACAAGCGGTCCATTTGAAGTTTACTGTGATATGGACACCTCTGGTGGCGGCTGGACG GTATTTCAGCGTCGAATCGACGGATCAGTCGACTTTTATCTTAATTGGACTGATTACAAAGAAGGTTTTGGAAACGTGAACCATGAACATTGGCTTGGGAATGACAAGTTACATTTATTGACCAATCAGCGAGATTACAATCTTCGTGTCGATATGATATCTTCATTAGATGGTCTTAATTACTACGCCGAGTATGAACTCTTCAGGATTGCGAATGAGGACAATTTGTACAGGCTGACGGATCTCGGTGGCTACTCTGGAAATACAG gAAATTCGATGTTATGGGCCAACAATCAAGCTTGGTCCACAAAGGACCGCGACAATAATGTTGAACACATGGACACTTATCGTGAATGCGCAGTGAGGAATCACGGAGCGTATTGGTATAGTATTTGCGGCGACTTCAATCCTAATGGCTTATATAACGGATCCGGTCCTGCTAGCCTCTTTTGGAATAAGATACCTGAAAGtaatttcaacaatttaaagTTTCTAGAGATGAAGATAAGACCAGCGAGAAAGTAA